CTTGTCTGTCCATCAAATTGcttaaattaataataattgaATTTTAATGAAGCCCATTAAGGTTCTTGCCATGCTTAAGCATATTTAAGCAATCATCACTCTCACCCTTCCTTTCCTGGAGTATTTACATCTCCCTGATGTGAAGGAATGTCCTTTTGATGTGGTTCTTTGGCCCCAAGAAGATGAAACCTGCAGTTAATCCTCATTTCACGCTCGCAACTGAATTGAGTTGGTTTCTTAATTGTCACTGTGGGTTCTTAAATCTTTAATTAGTTACTGCTTGATTCATTTAGCTCAGTAATAACAAGTCATTGCTTGTCAAAATGACAACACTGCTTCTCCATGGCCTGGAATTCTCCACCAAGTAGCTCAGTTTGCAGGGAGAAAACCCCAAATCTGCAACCTGTAcaggaatgggaatggggagctggggaagtAATGAAAAATCCACTTTGCTCTGTGTACTTTCAGACTCCAGTGTTTTCTCTTGAAGCTCCAACTTTGTCATCATGATTTAACAAACCATTTGGTGCTATGGAAACCCCACTTTACACACACTGGTGCATAGCTGCAGGCAATTAGCAATCTTCAATTTTCATTTGCTGGGGATATTTTTGACTTGGATATTAAGCAAACGTTTATGCAAAACACTCTGGAATCCATACATGGGAACTGAGTTGAACTTGTGACTCTGCCACAGGAGATCATCAGAGTGATGGCTTCACTGGAGTCTGCAGAACCTGAGGTGGATGGCAGAGCATCTAtgaacagccccagctgtgCAGGTGATTGCAAAGCTCCTTTGTACAACCACCACCTGAATTTCTCctcaaaaaaggagaaaaatccagGAAGCTCTGGATTTTGGGAGGGGTTTCACAACAGATTGCTGATGGTTGGATGCTTGCAAAGTGGATGAACACAGCACAAGGATTTGGGGGTTCCCAGTACCATTTTTGTCCTGGAttgctcctgctgctgaggtTTTTATAACCAATAAGCAGCTTCTCATCACTTTcatcatgtgtgtgtgtgcaggggcATTTGGGGAGGGGCAGAACCCTCCTGGGAAAGGTGATGCTGCTGAATAAAATGACCCCGTGCTTGGATCTGGGATCTGGGATCTGCTTTTAGCTTCCCACAGTGGGGAAGGTTGGAAGCAGATGCctacacaaaaagcagcagtgcctgACACTGTTCattccttctctcccttttgtATGATAGAATAacctctgaaaataaataacaagaGCTTAATGGGCACATGGGACGGGGCCTTTGGCAGGGATGTGAATCAGCTGTGCCTCGGCAGCTCTTCTCTAATTAAAAACTGCAAATTATAGCCTGCTGGAGCTGGTTGGGagtgctgcctgggctgggggctttgctctgggggctgctcagcacattcacagctttttttttcttccatcaggATGGTGAAGCCTCAGCCAAGAATGGTCAGGGTGCCTGCCCCAGCTTGAGCAGCAGAGCTTGGGGTGGACAAAGCAGCAAGTGGAGCCGAGCAGAGCTTGGGGTGGACAAAGCAGCAAGTGGAGCCGAGCAGAGTTTGCTGCTTCGGGAAGGAAAACCTCGGTGCCTCGCAGCGACAACTCGGCAGCGCTGCAGCTCAGTCACACTCTGGATGCCCCCGGTAATTCCCGCCCCTCACCCAGGAGCCTTCCCGAGCCCTTCCCCTGCCTCGGGAGTAGAAGaggtgcagctgctgctggtgggttGTGTGGCTGAGTTTTGAGGgttctgctttttcttgctgCGGTTTTGGAATTTTGAACTTTTCAGAGCACGCCCCTCACACCAATGACCCCTCCAAGTccccccctgcctcctccccaggtGTCtttcacagaatgtcaggttggaagggagctcaaggatcatctggtccaacccttgTATTATCAAAGAGCATTATTTTCACCTATTATTGTGAGCAAGAATTCACAGAGATTTCAAGAATTGATGCAAAGTTTGTAATTTCTGGTGTCACCCCTCTTCCCCCAGTTCTGGCTTTGCCAcctcttgctgcttctcctgctcccaccccaaGCCCTCAGTTCCCCCCTCTGATCACTGCAGGCTCCTGGATGGCTTGCACCATGCTCTCACAAaagatacatttatttatttatgaaaagcCACTGGGACAAACCTGATGACTAAACAGACCATTTTTGAGAGGAGGCTTGGactttttctctggaaagatgctactggttttttttttttttttttggctgggaTGGAAGGTTTAAGGGCAAAGACACCTGAGAGTCCTCTCATGCTCAGCTGCTCTTGGGACTCACTGTCCCTTCTCATTGTTTAACTGATAAGTGCCAGCTTCCAGCTGAGATGCTATTTTGGGTGGATATGGCACAGGACGAGGGGTGCATGTTAAACTTTGCTTTATAATTGCAGAATCATGTGCTCAGTAACAGATTCCTGAAGTCTGAGaggtgtttttatttaaaaattatgattttaatGGTAAACTGAAGCTGGGAGCTCTCAGGCTGGGCACTTGGGTTGTGTGATCTCACAGGAGGGCTtggcttttgctgctttttttttttttgttttgagctGGGGGGAGATTAGTGTTGAAAGAGGTGAAACAGAGTGTAGATATTGTATTGTGGAGCAATTGAGCAGCCCTGGAGGGGTGGATGGAACTGGGGACTTGCTGCTCCATGCTCCTGCTGGGATGTGGAACATCCTTCTAGGTGAGAAGAGCAAACTCCGAGTGCCAGAGGGCAAAGCTCAGCCTGCAATCAGCTCCTTGGGGGCTGGGATCTGGCTTCAGGCTGGGATTAGAGTTTCAGAGCTTCCTCCTGTGATGGTTTGGGATTGTACCTGGGGTTAAGGAGCTCCTCTTAATGATGGTGGGAGTTGTCTGTGTGCCTCCACAGACCTGCTGAGTGAGGGATTCCCTCCAGATGCTgtgatttttgcatttcagagaagcaggaaagagGCAGAGCAACTGTCTCACTTGGCAATTGAGTTTCTAATCCAAGATCTGCAAGCAAAGCAGGGAAATGGGCTTCATGAACTCAGGAAAGCCTCTGTTTCAGCTCACCTGTCTGGAATCAGAGCTGGCAGTAGAGTAGAGGCTGGACTTCCACATGATTTGATGTCCCATCCCCAAACCTGGGAGCAGGGGTAGTCTTGTTTTAAGCTTTTGAAGCTTCAGAAGAAGATTTCTCTGTGGCTTTGTGTGCTCAGAGCATCCCAAGGTTGGTGAAACCAGCTTGTCTTGCCTGATCCATGGCACAGACATGGACCTGAGCCCCCCCATACCTGTTCCTGCctccacagagaaaataatttggcACTTGGACAGGGGGAAGAAAACTCAAGTTTGAGCAGGTTGTACCCATTTacacaatattttgttttttctgcatccttctccagctgctgaatGATCCTCAGACCTGTTGCCATCAGCTTGGGCATcccagccaggctctgctgctctcctgggcaCTGTTTGATGAGGGGTGGGAATTTTCCCCCACTTGATTTCAAGAGAGTTTTCTACAAGATGCACAAGAAACATCTCAGGCTGGAAACTCTCAGCTTGAGTCAGTGTTGCCAGGGATGCCCCTGGGCTTGTCCCACATTTCAAGCTGAGCATTGTTTGTGAAAGGACAGTTGTCATTTCTCTGCAAGTCTCATGTTTCTTGGGGCATAAATTATGGACAAAAGGGCAGTGTGGttatgtatatacacacacatatataaatatatatatatatatatatacacacacatttaatTTTCCTAAATGCTGATGCCTCTCACAACCTGACACAAGCTCTAGTGTGTGGAGCTTAGGGAGCAGATCTCTGCTTGCCTTCTTCAGCTCCTGTTTGTATTTGATCTCCTTTGAATTTGGGTTGGCAGCAGAGAACAAATCAGCATTTGGCTCTGGTTTTTGTAGCACCTTCTTATGTCttggcagcccagctcctggggaactgggagggaaagATTCCCAGGGTTAAAATGCTTTGGCATTGCCCATCCCTtcagtggctgctgcctggggctggtgggttttttaatcaaccaaaaaaatcctcagGCATTGCAGCTTCTTCATggcccagggatgctggaggcAGTGGCCAGGGAATGTATATTAAGGCAATGAGAACAGTGAGAAGTGGGAGTCTGAAGCAAGACAAAACCCAGCACATTTCCAGAATTTGCAGCCTCGTGTCCTTGGAGCAGCTGGGAACAGTGTGGAAGGGGCTGGAAGAGCTGCTCCTCACTCGTGGCACTTGGCAggatttttgtttaaaaaaagatgctgaTTGTTCTTGCCAATCTGGTTTTGCAGCCATTTTGTTGCTCTTAGATCCATCTCCTTCCCCATCCATTTCATTTCTGCTGGAGTCATTGCTTAAATATCTGTGGGTTTTATCTCCCAAGGATCATTGTGGCTGAATCATTTGATGACTGTTTTTTCCAGCAGCCCCTTTGGAGGCTGAAGAGTTGAAAAGCTCCAAAAGTCATCTCTGCTTTACTTCCAGAATTTGCTGTGTGCTCAGCAGGGGCtgatgtttgtttgttttaaaatgaaagccaTTTTCTTGCCCTGTGCAAATCTATCACACATCTCCAGTGTGTCTGTCTTGTACTGAATCCATTTTAGGAGtctgatttcttcactgaaagtgaTAAATTGGACCAGCAGCAAGGAGCAGTTGATAGAACTTCCCCCAGAATACTCCCAGATTTGTGGATTTCCTCCCAACAAGCCAAATTTCCcctattatattttttttccctttgattgTATGTTCATATATTGGATCACAGGAGCCCTTGGTATGAACAGCCCCAGTGAAAAATCATCCATTATAGCAGGATTAAAGTATTAGATCCATGTACACATCATAAACTTAGTTTTTGATGCAAAAGACAAGAGAGATGTACTTTTCCTGatcaaaacaaaatccagaaaGTGGAAGTGAATCGTTTCAGCCCTCTagttaagttaaaaaaaaaaaaaatctgcaagatTCTTGTCTCCCTTCAGACCTTGCATGCTGATgaaactttgtttttcctgacaGAATTTTCCATGCTCCTCTCTATGCAGTTTGAGACATTTCCAGGTGGTACAAAGCATTTCAGGATGGTTGTTCTCCCTTCCAGACCTCCAGAGGCTTCCAAAAATCTCTAAGAGACATCACCTGGGGCCTTCTAGGAGATCAGAGCGATTGCTTCTGGCACATATGGTTGATTAACAGCAACCAAAGTCTGGCTGGGTCCTGAAATCCTTTTTTGTGAGCCCTGTTTTGGTGAGCTGTGTTGTGGGGTGGCAACAGAAAACCTtcctgcagagggatgggggtgccagggatgaggctgaGAAGAAATGCCTGGACCTGAGCTGAAACACCAAGGGGCTGGTGGTGCCCCATGGATGCACAGGTTCCTGAAGGtaaaagcagtgttttcttgctgtattttcagatttaatttCTCTATATCTTTTCATCTGGGAGCGATATGGAGAATGAAATCAaaggggggaggagagaggtgCAAGACTGGTTGATTTTTCCTGTGGGATGGGAGATCCCTGCTGCCTGTGAGAGCAGTGAAGTGTCTGCCAGTGCTGTGCTTGGGGTTTTGGagacaaaaaccccaaaccttctCTGTCCCATTTCTGCATCCTCTCCACCTGCCCAGCAAGGGGTGGCTTGGCCAGGCAGTGAGCAAGGTAGAGGTCAGGCAGCCTTTCCTAGAGCTGGGACATGAGCCATGGAGAAGCACCTGGAATTCATCCACGGCTTTTGCCCTCTGAGCGAGCGGCCCAGCAAGAGGTGGTAAAACAGCGTGGGGAAAAGCTGGCACATCACAGACTGGGCTGATGATTCTAGGTGGCACcccagggagagagaggaggggatgaGGGCACCCTTGTGAGtggctgatggagctggggagctgcttAGGTGAGGGTGTTGGAGTAGAAACTGAAGCTTTCGGAGACGGTTTTGGAGTCGCTGCGGGAGGAGCCGTTGGAGGTCCCGTCTACAGAGAGACGTTTGGTCGCCTTGgtgctctcctccagctcctcctcagctgcccCCAGTGCTGAGGACACGGTGGTCTCTATCCTGCTGACCTTGTACATGCTGCTCTGGGTCTGCAGGTACCGGGCTGACTTCATCTCCAGGCCCTCGTACTCCCCAGTGCTGATGAAGGGGCACCACCGGAAGGCGTGTTTGAACCCCACACGGaacctggggagaggggagatcagagaatcccagaatctcaggttggaggggacctcaagCACCACCTGGTCTGACCCTCCTGATGTTATTGTTTATATGACATCCTGacaccctgtcaagctgagacttcaaactcCTCGAAGTGGaggaatccaccccttcccctaggagcccattccagtgtctggcTGTCTTCAGAGTGAAAAACTTTCCTCTTCTGCTCAAAAACAGAAGAGAtggggaaaggcagagatgagGGATGTGGAGATGGCAAAAGGATGTGGCTAAGGGTGGGAGGACAGAGCTAAGCAGTGCTGAACAACAGAAAGAATGCAACTTTTCACTAAGGGGAGGAGAAAACTTCTGATCAACCCCAAAAAGGAGTCAGCCCTGCAATCCCATAGGGGCTTTAGGAAAGATCTATTTAGGTGAGTATTTGTGGCTTGGGGAAGCATCCCCTGGCAGAGGATGGGACAGCATCATCCTGGAAAAAATACTCCATCATGTTCTCTTCCATCAGACCCCTCTGTCTCTCCCCTTCCTGTTGCACCTCAGGACACTCACCTGTCGTTGAGGCAGCAGTAGATGATGGGGTTGTACATGGTGGAGCTCATGGCCAGCCACATGATAGCCAGGTACACCTGCTGGATGAACTTCTGCAGGTACCACTCGGGGTTGAAGTACTGCAGGGTGAAGTAGATGTGGTAGGGCAGCCAGCACAGTGCAAAGGTGCACACCACGATGATCATCATCTTCACTACCTGGGAGGAGAAGAGTGGGCAGGGAAGCAAAGTCATCCCTTGGACAACCCCCCTCTTTCTGCCTTGGAGACCTCTCCAACTGGGAGGACATGGCTGACACCTTGGTTAAACCACGGGTGTTTATGGAGGGCACTGCTCCATCAGCATCAAATCCTAGCCTGCTTCCACCCCTGGTGAAGTGTTTTTGGGCCTGGTTTGTTGGGGTTGGGCACGGATGGTGGCTCATCCTGCTGTGTCTGGAGCTCCTCACCTTCCTCTTGGCTGAGACCTGCTCATGGTAGCGGTCAGAGGAGTCCCCAGGAATCTCACTGGCCCAGAGGGTGATGCCCACCACGGTGTAGGCACATCCTATCACCAGAAGGGGCAAGAAGTAGATCAGGATGGTCATGCAGAAGTGAtagctggaagaaaaggaaacaaaaaaagataaaaaagatgATAAAGATGGTCACTGAGTGTGTCCTCTACCTCTTCAGTCTTTTTCTGGCAGCCCAAGCTTGCAGGTGAAGAGCTTCACTGGGGCAAAAAGAATTTGGCACAattcctgcagagctcaggtgGGGAAGGACTCCCAACTTTCACCCCaatctttcttttcccagtttctTTGCCAGCCTTTggcaccccagggtgctcctGGGACTGGATGTATAAATCTGTGAAGAACTTGTTTCCTTCAGAAGGCAAGGaccccctctactctgctctgaagggaccccccctgcagtgctgtgcccaggtctggagtccccaacaccaggaggacacagagctcctggaaggtgtccagaggagcccctgaaatgctcagagggctgagcagctccctgggaagccaggctgagggattggggttgttcagcctggagaagaggaggctcccaggtgagctcagagcaacctcccaatatctgaaggggctccaagaaagctgggggagggctttggacatggggggtagggagaggaggaggggaatgggttaaaacttggagatttaggggagattgaggttggacattaggaaaaaattaattaatttcagggtgctgagcccctggttgcctccagaagctgtggctgccccatccctggaggtgttggatggggcttggagccccctgggctgtgggaggggtccctgcccatgcagggagttggaactggatgagcttggaggtcccttccaacccaacccatcctaTGATCTTGGCTGAAGTGGCTGTACTCTCATTTTTACCCTATTTAAACCCCAGATTATTGCAGAGAGGAATTCTCCCTCTGATCACAACTTTTATCTGCAGGCTCAACCCTTGTTGGGGAGGTTCATTAAAACATGTCTGGGAATTCAGTGGCTGGGTCAGTTCTTCAGGCTCGTGGAGAGAGCAGGATCTTTGTGTCTATTTATCACAGGTATAAATAACCCCCAAATGGAACCAGGCAGTCTGGACTGAACTGTTCCTACAGGCTTACAGGTTGTGCTGTGGAGTtggtggagctgcagcaggtTGCAATGAAAGAGTAGGTGAAGGATTTAgtggtttgtttaaaaaagaaaaaaaaaaaaaaaaagctgtttggaGCCCTGGGGATGGATGGTTTCATCCTGTAGGGTCCTTCCTGCCATCAGAGCTTGCACAAACTTCTCTGTCCTGCTGAAAGATGAAAACCAGTGGTACAGAAACAGCCTGTTTGCACCATGCTGCCTTGCAAAGCATCCCATGTGCTCTCAGCTCCggaggtaatttttttccagcagttttagggttttttcatGCACTTTTGGGGTGCTTGCAGGTGAGGGGCTGCATCTGTTGCAGGTCATTCAAGCCCTGTAGCCTCACTGCTCTTGCACTGTTGTCCTCCCGGGGAGATTGGATTGAATCCTCTCTCCCAAGTGGAATGAACGGGGCTGGCTCCTGCCTGGTGCAGTTGGCCTTGGCCCCATCCCTGGTTTTGGACCTGCAATCTCATTTGCCCTTCTCTTGGCCCCGTGCTAATCAGATTTCAGCTGGGTTTTGTGAGGCTGGTTTCTGTTTTGTGGATTAAAGAGGCGTCTCCGTGGCTCCTCCATCCAGATTTTTGTTGTGGTTCCCCTGTAGTGCAGGCACTGAAACCAAAGCGTGCAGAAATGCCTCAGAGGGGC
The Heliangelus exortis chromosome 30, bHelExo1.hap1, whole genome shotgun sequence DNA segment above includes these coding regions:
- the TACR1 gene encoding substance-P receptor — translated: MDNAVPLEAELEQQWVLNTSLNESFSNQFVQPPWQVALWAVAYALIVVVSVVGNVVVMWIILAHKRMRTVTNYFLVNLAFAEASMSAFNTVVNFTYAIHNEWYYGMLYCKFHNFFPIAAVFASIYSMTAVALDRYMAIIHPLQPRLSATATKVVIGVIWLLAFLLAFPQGYYSVMEKLPGRQVCLVEWPEHSTNAYGKIYHFCMTILIYFLPLLVIGCAYTVVGITLWASEIPGDSSDRYHEQVSAKRKVVKMMIIVVCTFALCWLPYHIYFTLQYFNPEWYLQKFIQQVYLAIMWLAMSSTMYNPIIYCCLNDRFRVGFKHAFRWCPFISTGEYEGLEMKSARYLQTQSSMYKVSRIETTVSSALGAAEEELEESTKATKRLSVDGTSNGSSRSDSKTVSESFSFYSNTLT